In Leptospira bouyouniensis, the sequence CATAGGCACTCGAAACAGTTAATTTTGAATAACTCATACCTTCTGGGAGTTTCGGAAGTTCTAATACATATATTTCCAACTCATCTTTTTTGGTGAATAGTAATTCAGGTTTTAGTTTTTCTGTGTATTTGCTGATCTCTTCTGCATTTCGAATTTTGTATGGGACAATTTCTCCATTTTTTGTCAAACGAAGGTCCCCATAAAACGAATGTTTGTAAAACTCTTCATCGAGTAATACTTTGATGATTTTGTTTTCAGAATTTTTTTGTGAGATTGAAATCTCTTTTTTGTACTTAAAATTTTCAACAGGCAATGGCCGTGCAATGAGTGATGATTGAGAAAGTAGGAAAAGTAAAATTGTGAATTGGTAGAACTTGTTCATGTGGTTTCCTTTTTAATTCGATTGTAGAATGTTCCTGTGACAATGAGTGTGATTCCTAAAAATAATCCTGCCAGGATACGATATCCAAGTGATAAATTCCAAAAGTCATATAAATAGAATTTTGCAACGACTAGTGCAAGAGACACAAAACCAGCTACTTTTAATGATTGTATGTGTTTCTGGAATCCTATGACGAGAGTGATCAGTCCGTAAAAAATCAAATTGATGGAGTATAAAAATAGTCTTTTTTCAGGTGCAAATCCCAAATAAATTTCTACGAAGTTTCCCAATAGAAAGTAAGGATAAGCAGCGTATAAAAATAATTTGGAAAATGGAGAGAAATTCTTACTATAAAAGTAAGAAAATACTAAATACAAACTTCCTGTAAAAAATATAAAAAACCTTCCGTTAAGAAATGGGATTTCATTAAACGAACGGTAAGTGAAGGAAAATATGAAGACCAAAGCAAAAAACCAAACAGGGAAGGTTGCCAAATACATGTACATCTGTTTGGAATAAGTCGCAGCAATAGTTACTATAAATGCAAAGCTAATCAAGCTAAATGCTAATGCTTTTCCTGTCATACCCATCACAATCACACTGATGATGAGTGGTAACCCAAATAACCCGATTATATCGTAGAGTTTTTTTGATTCCACTGTGAGAGTGGTTTCTTTTAAGGATCTTTGGTATATTCCATAGAAAACAATGAGAACCAATGTGAGTAAAAATGGTTTGAGAGTTGGGTAGAAGATTCCAAAGATCCAAAACGATTGTAGAAAACCAAGTCCTAACGTAAAACCAATGCTCACTAATGTGAGAATCGGATTTGATTCTTTTGTATCCTTTAGGATTTGAAATTCTCTAAATAAAAATAGGAGATACACACCTAACTGAAATACCAAAGGGAAAAATATTTTTGCTTCTGAAAGTTTACTTTCTGCCCATGTTACAAAAATTAGGTGGTTGGCAAATAAGATCAAAAGTGGGACAACTTTCCACGGCATTTCTTTTCGGATCCAAAAGAAAAGCAAATTCCAAATTAGCAGGTAGGTGAATAAAAATGGATACGAGTTTTGGCCAGTGGATACCAAAATCGGAGACAAAAATACTCCAAGACTTGCGAATCCAAACAAAACTTCGCTTTTTTCAGAATACGAAACACCGACCGCCGTTAGACTTAAAAGTATTAATCCAACAAAACATGTTTCTGTTCCATACAAATCATACCAAACATACCCTGAATAATATGCAGAGAAGAGAACGGCAACACCGAGTCCGAGTAAACTCGGCGAAAGATAAGGTCGAGTTTCTCGAGTTTTGTAACCATACCATAAGATTGGTAGTGAGGAAAGAATCCCAATCCAAATGCGAACCGATTCATTGATCCAATATTCTTCGATGGCCAAATAAAAAAACCATATGGAAGCAAGGACCAGTGAAAATACACCAAGTTTAACAAAAAGGTTTTGGCCAATCCATTGGATAAACCAATTTGGTCCCTCTTCTAAAGATACATATTCCTTTTCTTCTTTAACAGATGTTTGTTTTGGTAAATCTATGGACTGAGTTTTGGAGGAAACTTCTGTTTCTCCCAGAGAGAGGACTTTTTCTTTTAAGAAAAAAAGTTCTTTCTCCATTGATTGGATTTTGGATAAAATTTCTCTTTTTTCTTTTTCTTCCACCTGGATGAGATTACAGATGGAAGAAACGAATGGAAACTATTTTTTATTCTGGATCGTTCCACATTCCATTTTCACGAATGAGATCAATGAGTTGGTCTGGTGCTTCCGCTTCCGAAACCCCTTTTTTGACAATTTCCTTTCCTTTGTAGAGATGAACCTTACCTACACCTGCACCTACATAACCAAAATCAGCATCTGCCATCTCACCTGGTCCATTGACAATACAACCCATCACGGCAATTTTTACTCCTTTTAAGTGCCCAGTTTTTTCTTTGATTTTTGCTGTAGTGGATTGTAAATCAAACATCGTCCGCCCACAGGAAGGACAAGAGATGTATTCAGTTTTTGTCAGACGAAGTCGAGTTGCTTGTAAAATATCAAAACTCAAATGCAAACATTCATCGGCTTCTCCATCTCCATAAGAAAGTCGAATCACATCACCAATTCCATCCAATAAACTCCCTCCAGCTTGGATAGAAGCGTCATACATCAATTGGTCTTTGTTTTTGCCGGAGACTTGTAAAACAATAGGGTAATCCGATTCCTTTAATAAAAATGCAAGTTTTCGGACTGTGAGAAGGTTTCCATCACTGAGAGAAAATAAGATGTTTTCTATTCTTCTTTTTTTACATTCCTTTAATACAACTGCCACCTGTTCAATGTTTGAAGATGAAAACGTCCATTCAACCGATCGTTTGTCTTTTGCAAACCTTGTGACAAACTGTAAAAGATCATCCCATGATTCTTCTGATTCTTTTAAGAAAAGTGTAGGAGAGATTACCCATTTTTGAAATTTATAAAGTTCTTCAGCAAGTGTGTCATAATCATATAATAGTTCTTCTGAGAGTGAGACCGATACGGGTAATGGAAAAGATCCTCGTCTGACCATGGTCCCTAACGATAACAAATCCAATTCAGAATTAATTTCAAAATGCAAAAGTTCTGGAACTCGACCTGATTTGGATCCTCTTTGGAGGAGGTGGAGAACTTCTTCCGCAGTTCCTTCGCCAAAAAAAGGAAAACATGATTCGATACGGACAGGATTTGTATCGCCAATCGAAACTCCTCCAATGTTGATTTCTTTGGAATAGAACTTAGCATATTGGTATGGGTCCCTAAATTCTGAATAAATCGTTTCTTTTTCTTTTTTATCAGGAAGGTCTTGTCTCGTGAGTGATGCTAAAAATAACTCATTATATTTGCGAACCAGTTCTTTTGCGACAGGGATCTCATGGATAGCATCTTCGGTGAGGGAGACTCGTATTGTATCTCCGAGACCATCTTCCAGTAAACTACCAATTCCAATCGCAGATTTGATCCTACCATCTTTGCCATCACCTGCTTCTGTCACACCTAAATGTAATGGGTAATCCATTCCTAAATCGTAAAATCTAGCAACTAACATGCGATAGGCCTGAATCATTACTTGTGGGTTGGATGCTTTCATAGAAACGACGATATCACGGTAAGAATTTTTTTCTGCGATCCGAATGAATTCTAATGCAGACTCAACCATCCCAAGTGGTGTGTCCCCAAATCGGTTCATGATCCGATCGGATAAACTTCCATGATTGGTTCCAATTCGCATGGCTACACCAAGTTCTTTTGCCCGAAGCACTAGAGGAGTAAATACTTCTTCGATTCTTTCGAGTTCTTCGTTATAGTCTTTGTCTGTATATTCGATGATTTCAAATTTTTTTTTGTCGGCAAAGTTACCTGGGTTGATTCGCACCTTTTCTACCCATTCCACACATTTTAAAGCAACTTGAGGAGTGAAGTGAATGTCAGCAACTAGAGGAACTTTGAGGCCAAGTTCCTTCATTCGTTTTCGGATATTTGGTAAATTATCTGCATCTGCCTGACTTGGTACTGTTAGGCGAACAATTTCGGATCCAACTTTTTCTAACTCTAGAATTTGTTGGATACTCGCTTCCGTATCTCTTGTGTTAGATGTAATCATGGATTGCACGCGGATTGGATTTTTTCCTCCAATTCCGACATCTCCCACCTTCACTTCCCGAGTAAGTCGTCTTTTGTAGAAAAATGGTGATTCGTTATATTTGGTGCTCATTTGAATCTTATGTTCTCATTATCTAGGAAATTAAATTCGAAATTTTGGGCAAGCAGTATGAAAAAAATCTGTAACTTTCAATTTCACTCTTTCTAAAACCGAAAATCTATTTAGGAAGAAAACCTGGACTTTTTTAACCAATGAATACGGAAGTAAAACAAGGATTACAACGCAAATACCGAGTACAGGTGACTGTGGCAATATACCGCGAAGGAAATTTGTCCTATAAAAGTGAAATTTTATCCCCTGCGTATTATGATAAAAGGCAAGAAGCGCGTGACCATATCCGCCAAGAAATTCGCGAACGTTTGGCTCATTCCAAATTCTTCCGATCCACTCGTTTGGACTACGATTTGGTCAGGTATACGGAAGAGGGAAGTTGTAATACTTATCTCCGATATAGCATCCAAGATTCGGACATTTGAACCCACAAAAAAAACTTCACGATTGGTATCTTTTACACAAACGGGACCTACCATTTCGTAAAAAAAAACAAGCCTATCCCATTTGGATATCAGAGGTGATGTTACAACAAACTAGGGTTACTGCCATGTTACCTTTGTTTGAAGTTTTTTTGGAAAGATTTCCAAATCCAGAATCGCTTGCGAAAGCATCTGAAGAAGAAGTACTTTCGTATTGGAAGGGACTTGGGTATTATAGTCGAGCACGTAATATCCGAAAAGCGGCCATCCAACTTGTAAACCAATACAATGGAGCATTCCCTAAAGATCTGGAAATGGTATTAAAACTTCCAGGGATTGGAAACTACACAGCACGTGCCATCTTATCTATAGCGTATGATTTACCGTTTGCCGTTTTAGATGGAAATGTAAAACGAGTTCTCTCACGTTATTTCGGTTATACGAAGAATATTCTAGGTCCACAAGCAGATAAAGAATTACAAAACAAAGCAGATGAGTTTTTAAATATAGAATTTCCTGGTGACCACAACCAAGCCGTGATGGAACTTGGAGCAATCATTTGTTTACCGGAAACACCAAAATGTTTGGTATGTCCATTGATGGAAGGGTGTTTTGCAAGGATCCATAGCAAAACAAAAGAAATTCCGATCCGTGAGAAAAATCAAAAACAAGTCGATTTAATCGGTGAGATATGGGTGATTGAAAAGGACCAAAACTATCTTCTCATCAAAGAAACCAAAAATAGATTTTTAAAAGGAATGTTTCATTTGCCATATGGTTTTATCGGTGAACTTCCGAACGAAGAATACAAACCATCCGAATTCCAAACATTCATTCGTTCCGAATGGAAGGAAAATCAATCCATCGGTAAATTCAAACATACCATCACCCACCATAGATTAGAATATTATGTACATCACGTAATTCTAAAGGACACAAAAAAAATCGAATCCGTTTTGGAATCTTTTCAAATGGATTCTAAATGGGTGAAACGAGCAGAATTAGAATCAGAGTTCCCTTCCTCACTTGCAAAGAAAGTAAAAAAGTTTTTGCTTTACTAATTTAAAATTTCACCTACGATTTTTGGGCTATGGCAGAAATCATCATATGGTTAGAATTAGTCATTTCTAAAATCCCACTGCCAATTTTAGAAGTTTGGGGAAGGTTTGCATTTTTACTTGGTTCAATGGTTGCAATCTTTGCCTTTACAGGTTTTACGTTTCGGAACGGGAAACAATTTCGGATTTCGAGAGAAGTTTGGACTTGGAATCTGAAAAGTTTCTATTTTTTTCTCATCACATTTGTTTCAATTTTCATCAGTGGGTATTTGGGGAGTTCGATCGTCCTTATCCCTGGCGCTCAAACTTTAGAAAGCCTTAAAGATTTATCTGTATTTCTCTGTCTCAATTTTTTTGGATACCCTGCATTACTTGCAGTACCGTTTGCTTACGGTCTTAGTGATTTGATTGAAGGAGTGCCACCCGATTTTTTATGGGACTGGTTGCCAGGTTATTTTATCAACCCATCTCTATTTTGGATATCTTATCAAATGATAGGGAAGTCACCAAACTTTAGTAAGCCGAGAGTATGGGTATATTATCTGATTTTTGTGTTTCTGTTTTTAATTTTAGAACCCTTTTTATGGGGATTTTTATGTTCCAAACAATTTGGTCCTGAGATTTCTTATCATACAATTAGTTCTGCGTTGATATTTACAACGGGTATCACTTGGATCCTTGCGCCACTTGTTACATTTTTATTATTCCCTTTTGCAAAACGAATCGGATATTTCTGGGCAGATATTCCTTTTCAAGTTAAAGAAGTTAGTATAACAGAACCTAGGTTGGTTTGGAATTCTGCATTCAAAAACATTGACCCAAAAGACCCCATGTCGGAAGACCGAACAGGAATTTCTCTACAACTTTTCATTGTAGCACCGTTTGTATGTTTGGTACTTATATTAGTAGGGATCACTTCCTATGTTACCTTAAAAAATGCAGAACAGTCTGCCTACCAAATGGTAGAAATCTTACACAAACAATGGTCAAAGAACATTCGTTTGCAATTATTTGACTTAGAAACAAATGTTGAAAATATCAATTCAGATCCATCAATACTAGGCCAAGTTTTAGATGCATCGATTGTTAACACACAAGGCCGTGTATTTTTATTCGATCACAACCTGTCTCTTATATCTAGTTTATCGAACGAACCCAAATCATCGAGATTACTGGAAACACTACGTGTAGAATTAAGAAAACAATCGAGTGATATGCAGTTTCTCGAAACTCGATTGAGTTTTTCTGTAGTAACTAAAAAACCACTCTCTAGAGAAAATTGGAATGCTTATGTATCGAGATATGATGTTTCCAAAACCAAGGAAACCATTTACCTAGTGACTCTTTTCCCTTATTCCTTTTATTTGAATGGTGTATATACGGGAAATAGTGAGTCGGCGATGGTATTTGCTTGGGCGATTTTACTCAGTTTGGTCTTAGCTGTGTTACTGGCAGAACTTGTCACGAGGCCGATACTACGATTTTCAAGCGCATCGAAATCACTGGCAAAGGGTGATTGGGATTTTCCCGTTGGTGAAAGTATGATTGCGGAACTCCGAGGGCTTTCAGATGCGTTTCGTTTTATGTCGCAAGAACTTAAGTCTAGTTTTGAAAGAGTGAGTGAAAGCCAAAGAATGGTGATGGAAACAAACACCAATTTGGAAAAAATAGTCAACGATAGAACTGTTGCTTTGATGGAGAGTAATCGGAATCTGCTTGATACCATTGAAACCAAAGAACGGATTTTACTCGATCTCCATAATACTCAAAACCAATTATTACTCAGCGAAAAATTAGCTGCCCTTGGCCAATTTGCTGCGGGGATTACACATGAATTGAATACACCACTTGGTGCCATTGCTTCTAGTGTTCGCGCCATGTCTGAGATTTTAAAAAAAGATATAGCTAATTTACCTAATTTTTTAGTCACATTAAACAAAGACCAGTTAGATGATTTCCAAGCGTTATTGATGTTAAGTCTTAGTTTTGGAGATCGAAGTTCAGGACTTATGAGTCGGGCTGAAAAAAAGGAAAGATTGGCTATGCTTCGGGATAAAAATGTTGAATACCCGGATGAGGTACTAGACCATCTGACGTCGATTGGAGTCACTCATTTGGATTCGAAAATCTTTGGCATCCTTCAGAAACCAGGTGTACACCTCATCCTTCAGAATGTTGTCACATTAGGAAGTTTATACCGACTGGTGTATGTCGTCCAATCTGCTACGGAAAAAGCCTCACATGTCGTGAATGCACTCAAACATTATTTGTATACTGACCAATCTGTTTCTGATTCTAACTCCCAAAAAGTGAATATTCCAACAGAACTTGATTCTATTTTAACACTATACCAAGCTAAAATTAAAAAAGACGTCGAAATCATTAAGAATTATTTTACATCTGATTCTTGTTTGGCGGATAGAGACAAACTCAATCAAGTTTGGATTAATTTAATCAATAATGCTTTACAAGCAATGGACTATAAAGGTAAGATTAAGATCTCCGTCACGACAGAATCAGAGTTTATTCTAACATCAATTAAGGATAGTGGAAAAGGAATTGATCCAGAAATCCAAGATAAGGTATTTTTGCCTTTCTTTACCACAAAAAAACATGGAGAAGGGATTGGGCTTGGACTTGACATTTGTAAACAAATCGTGGAAAAAATGAATGGAAAAATTGATTTTATATCCGGTCCTTCTGGAACGGAATTTCGTGTGTACATACCAAAAGTCTAAAGTAGAGGAAAAAGTTTGAATTCATCACAAATCAAAACTGAGAAAAATGCGATTTTATGTGTTGATGACGAACCCATACTTCTTCTTTCTCTCGTGCAAGAACTAAAACGAGAAATTGGAGGTGGTTATACTTATGAAACTGCCCAAAATCCAGAGGAAGCGATGGAAGTGATCGATGACCTTTGCCAATCAGGTGTAGAAGTCATTCTCATTCTTTCCGATTGGCTGATGCCAGGAATGCGTGGCGACGAATTTCTCATCAAAGTCCACCAAAAATACCCTCATATCAAATCGATTCTCATTTCTGGTCATGCCGACAGGGATGCGATCAACCGTGTCAAAGAAGAAGCCAAAACCTACGCAATTTTTTCCAAACCTTGGAACACCAAGGAACTTTTGGATGCAGTTCGTTTCTGTTGCAATTTGACCTAAGTCCATTTTTTTGGACTTAAGGTGCGTACCATCTACATCCGCAAACTCAGGTTCGAGGAAGCTCGGACCAAACTTGAGAGGGAAATCCATGATGCCTTTATGGATGGGGAAACCTATGTGGAAATCCTACACGGGATCGGAGAAGGGATCCTCCGCCAGATGGCGATTGACTACGTGGCTACTTGTGGATTTTTGAAATTAGTGGAATCAGATCCTATGTTTCGCAAAAATCCTGGTGCTACCCTTGTCGAAATCCTCGCTCCTTCCAAAGAATACATCAATCGATTGAAAGCATGACAGAACCAAATACCAAAATAGAAATTTTAGACGTAACCTTACGTGACGGTGAACAAACGAATGGTGTTTCCTTTTCTTGGCAGCAAAAATTAAATATCACCAAACATTTATTAAAAGATCTTAAGGCGGACAGAGTCGAAATCGCAAGTGCTCGTGTATCCCCTGGT encodes:
- a CDS encoding response regulator, whose amino-acid sequence is MNSSQIKTEKNAILCVDDEPILLLSLVQELKREIGGGYTYETAQNPEEAMEVIDDLCQSGVEVILILSDWLMPGMRGDEFLIKVHQKYPHIKSILISGHADRDAINRVKEEAKTYAIFSKPWNTKELLDAVRFCCNLT
- a CDS encoding HAMP domain-containing sensor histidine kinase, whose protein sequence is MAEIIIWLELVISKIPLPILEVWGRFAFLLGSMVAIFAFTGFTFRNGKQFRISREVWTWNLKSFYFFLITFVSIFISGYLGSSIVLIPGAQTLESLKDLSVFLCLNFFGYPALLAVPFAYGLSDLIEGVPPDFLWDWLPGYFINPSLFWISYQMIGKSPNFSKPRVWVYYLIFVFLFLILEPFLWGFLCSKQFGPEISYHTISSALIFTTGITWILAPLVTFLLFPFAKRIGYFWADIPFQVKEVSITEPRLVWNSAFKNIDPKDPMSEDRTGISLQLFIVAPFVCLVLILVGITSYVTLKNAEQSAYQMVEILHKQWSKNIRLQLFDLETNVENINSDPSILGQVLDASIVNTQGRVFLFDHNLSLISSLSNEPKSSRLLETLRVELRKQSSDMQFLETRLSFSVVTKKPLSRENWNAYVSRYDVSKTKETIYLVTLFPYSFYLNGVYTGNSESAMVFAWAILLSLVLAVLLAELVTRPILRFSSASKSLAKGDWDFPVGESMIAELRGLSDAFRFMSQELKSSFERVSESQRMVMETNTNLEKIVNDRTVALMESNRNLLDTIETKERILLDLHNTQNQLLLSEKLAALGQFAAGITHELNTPLGAIASSVRAMSEILKKDIANLPNFLVTLNKDQLDDFQALLMLSLSFGDRSSGLMSRAEKKERLAMLRDKNVEYPDEVLDHLTSIGVTHLDSKIFGILQKPGVHLILQNVVTLGSLYRLVYVVQSATEKASHVVNALKHYLYTDQSVSDSNSQKVNIPTELDSILTLYQAKIKKDVEIIKNYFTSDSCLADRDKLNQVWINLINNALQAMDYKGKIKISVTTESEFILTSIKDSGKGIDPEIQDKVFLPFFTTKKHGEGIGLGLDICKQIVEKMNGKIDFISGPSGTEFRVYIPKV
- the ispG gene encoding (E)-4-hydroxy-3-methylbut-2-enyl-diphosphate synthase translates to MSTKYNESPFFYKRRLTREVKVGDVGIGGKNPIRVQSMITSNTRDTEASIQQILELEKVGSEIVRLTVPSQADADNLPNIRKRMKELGLKVPLVADIHFTPQVALKCVEWVEKVRINPGNFADKKKFEIIEYTDKDYNEELERIEEVFTPLVLRAKELGVAMRIGTNHGSLSDRIMNRFGDTPLGMVESALEFIRIAEKNSYRDIVVSMKASNPQVMIQAYRMLVARFYDLGMDYPLHLGVTEAGDGKDGRIKSAIGIGSLLEDGLGDTIRVSLTEDAIHEIPVAKELVRKYNELFLASLTRQDLPDKKEKETIYSEFRDPYQYAKFYSKEINIGGVSIGDTNPVRIESCFPFFGEGTAEEVLHLLQRGSKSGRVPELLHFEINSELDLLSLGTMVRRGSFPLPVSVSLSEELLYDYDTLAEELYKFQKWVISPTLFLKESEESWDDLLQFVTRFAKDKRSVEWTFSSSNIEQVAVVLKECKKRRIENILFSLSDGNLLTVRKLAFLLKESDYPIVLQVSGKNKDQLMYDASIQAGGSLLDGIGDVIRLSYGDGEADECLHLSFDILQATRLRLTKTEYISCPSCGRTMFDLQSTTAKIKEKTGHLKGVKIAVMGCIVNGPGEMADADFGYVGAGVGKVHLYKGKEIVKKGVSEAEAPDQLIDLIRENGMWNDPE
- a CDS encoding Smr/MutS family protein; this translates as MRTIYIRKLRFEEARTKLEREIHDAFMDGETYVEILHGIGEGILRQMAIDYVATCGFLKLVESDPMFRKNPGATLVEILAPSKEYINRLKA
- the mutY gene encoding A/G-specific adenine glycosylase; amino-acid sequence: MNPQKKLHDWYLLHKRDLPFRKKKQAYPIWISEVMLQQTRVTAMLPLFEVFLERFPNPESLAKASEEEVLSYWKGLGYYSRARNIRKAAIQLVNQYNGAFPKDLEMVLKLPGIGNYTARAILSIAYDLPFAVLDGNVKRVLSRYFGYTKNILGPQADKELQNKADEFLNIEFPGDHNQAVMELGAIICLPETPKCLVCPLMEGCFARIHSKTKEIPIREKNQKQVDLIGEIWVIEKDQNYLLIKETKNRFLKGMFHLPYGFIGELPNEEYKPSEFQTFIRSEWKENQSIGKFKHTITHHRLEYYVHHVILKDTKKIESVLESFQMDSKWVKRAELESEFPSSLAKKVKKFLLY
- a CDS encoding DUF2339 domain-containing protein, encoding MEEKEKREILSKIQSMEKELFFLKEKVLSLGETEVSSKTQSIDLPKQTSVKEEKEYVSLEEGPNWFIQWIGQNLFVKLGVFSLVLASIWFFYLAIEEYWINESVRIWIGILSSLPILWYGYKTRETRPYLSPSLLGLGVAVLFSAYYSGYVWYDLYGTETCFVGLILLSLTAVGVSYSEKSEVLFGFASLGVFLSPILVSTGQNSYPFLFTYLLIWNLLFFWIRKEMPWKVVPLLILFANHLIFVTWAESKLSEAKIFFPLVFQLGVYLLFLFREFQILKDTKESNPILTLVSIGFTLGLGFLQSFWIFGIFYPTLKPFLLTLVLIVFYGIYQRSLKETTLTVESKKLYDIIGLFGLPLIISVIVMGMTGKALAFSLISFAFIVTIAATYSKQMYMYLATFPVWFFALVFIFSFTYRSFNEIPFLNGRFFIFFTGSLYLVFSYFYSKNFSPFSKLFLYAAYPYFLLGNFVEIYLGFAPEKRLFLYSINLIFYGLITLVIGFQKHIQSLKVAGFVSLALVVAKFYLYDFWNLSLGYRILAGLFLGITLIVTGTFYNRIKKETT